The genomic segment CAAGGACCTGTTCGGTCTGACGCGCAAGGTCGGCATCCCGTTGCTCGAATGGTTCGACGCGAACGGGGTGACGAAGCGCGTCGGGGATCAGCGCACGATCCTGTAGAGGGCATCCGGGCAGATGACCCCAGCGGTGAGGGTTGGGACGTGGAAATCGAAAAAACGAAGGCGCGACCCTTCCTTCCCCGCTTCACAGCATCCGAATCGAATGCTTCGTTCCACTTTAACTCGCGCCGCCCTCCCGGCCGGAGCCCGGCCTATGATTTAGGCGATAACCCCGTAACGCTCACGGAAACGCGACAAGATGAGTATCAGGCTCCGCGACTGGAGGGATATCCCCGAGCCGCAGAGTGAACGCGTGCGGTGCGCAGGGAGGCGTCCCTGCGCACCGGGGGGTCTCAATTGAAGAGCGAATAGAGCAGCAGATTGGGAGAGCCACTCCCTGCATCAATCACCGCACCGGCCGTGGCGGCGTTCGTGATTGCCTCCGAAACGGTGGCTGGGGAGGCAGTCGGGTTGTTCTGCAGGTAGAGCGCCGCGGCGCCCACAACGTGCGGTGTCGCCATGGACGTGCCGCTGATCGTGTTGGTCTGGGTATCCGTGAGGAACCAGGCGGAAGTGATTCCGGAGCCGGGCGCGAAGATGTCCAGGCAACTTCCGGTGTTCGAGTACGAGGCACGGAAGTCTGTCTTCTCCGTGGCCCCGACGGTCATGGCGGCGGGCGTACGCGCGGGAGAGTAATTACAGGCGTCCTCGTCATCGTTGCCCGCAGCGACTCCGTAGAAGACGCCATCATTGATCGAGTTCGTGACGGCGGAGTCGAGTGCGGAAGAGATACCGCCGCCCAGACTCATGTTCGCAACCGCGGGGGCACCTGCAGGATGATCTCCGGTCACCCAATCGACACCGGCGATCACGTCGGAATTGAGGCCGATACCTGTACAACCGAGGACCCGGACCGGTACGATCGTGACCGATTTGGCGACTCCGTACGTCGCACCCCCCACGGTTCCGGCCACATGAGTGCCATGGCCGTTGCAGTCGTCGGTGACGAGATTCAGGCCGGCGGCATATCCGCGGATGACGCGGCCGCCGAACTCTGTGTGCGTGCTCCTCACTCCGGTGTCAATGATGTACGCCTTCACGCCAAGACCGGTGGAGTTGTAGGTGTAGGAACCGTTGAGCGGGAGGCTACGCTGATCGATCCGGTCGAGCCCCCATGTGGCATTTGTCTGGGTTGCGACGAGCGACACTTCCATGTCATTTTCGATCCAGGCAACGTTCGGATTCTGACTCAGGGCCGTGACGGCGGCAGGTGCGAGTGTTGCGGAAAAACCCTTGATTGCGTGCTCGTAAACGTGGGAAATACGGGCCCCATGAGTTGAGGCGAGACTCTGTGCTGTGGCCCGGGTATCGACCACGTCGTCCTTCAGGACGACGATATAGCGGTCGGGAATGATCTTCCCGGCGGCCACCGGTGCGGCAACGACAGCCGTTGCCGTCAAAAGGGTCAGAATTCCGATGACGAGAGCCTTCATGAAGTCCTCCTTCAGAGATCGAAAATAAAATTTGAAAGTTTGAAAGTTAGGAAAGTGTAAAAAGTGTCGAAAGTGTAACAGGAGAGCAGATGTGCCAGCAAGAGCGCCTTCAGTTCTCAATCCCGGACGGGAACCGAGGGCATTTGCCGGCCCTTGCCGAAACCCCATTGAGCAAACGCGCCCAGTCGTCATCCCGACCGAGGGATCGCAGCGAGCTCATGAGGCCCGGCGCTTTTCGCCTTCGGAATGGAAACTTTCGTAACATCTCTCCACCAGGAGCAGAATGCGTTTGAGCCCGGAAATACGCGAGGAACCGAAAAACGAAGGTGTGGCCCTCACTTCCGAGGGTATGACCGTCAATTTCCCCCAATTTCCCAATTTCCGGTCAAGCAGAGCCGCGCTTCCGGCAAAGAAGCACGGCGTAAAGTGGTTTCGTGATTTCTCCCGACGCGACCAGCGCCTTTTCTTTTTCGATCAGGCGGCGTATCAAAGGTTCACTTTCCGGCTTCAGCAGCTCAGCGCCGTTGAGACAGCAGAAGAGCGGGTGCAGGAGATTTCCCCAGTAGGGCTTGTAGTGAACGATTTCGAAGCGTTCGCGCAAAGCGGGAATGATCCGTGACGATCGAATCATTTCCGACGGATCCTCGAAGACCACGGGCGGTTTCGCCGGACGCAGCTTGAGTCGGTCATCCAACCTGTCGAATTCTTCGCGAACGGGTTTCATGTCCTCGTCCGTCCATTCGTCGCGCGAGGGCCCCACGAACTCATCGACATAGACGAGGCCGTGAGGTTTCAGCGACTTCTCGACCTCGGCGAGCAGCCGGTCAGGATCAGAAACGTGATGCAGAGATCCGTGGAAAAAGACGATGTCGTATCGATCGGGCGGCAACACGATTGAGTTGAAATCCGCCCGGCGATATCGAATGGCCCGGGCGCCTTCCTTGCGCGCGAGCTTTCTTGCCTTTTTCAGAGAAGCAGGCGAAATGTCGAAGGCCTCCATGCGCTCACAGATCCGTTGCTTGTAAACCACGTCCCGCTCGAGCTCACCCGTGCCGCAACCCACCGACAGCCCCAGCTTCAGAGGATGGTAAGCCCAACCGGCTTTCAATCCCTGAGTCGGATGAAGCCACGAAACGCCCGTAACCAGGCAGTTCACGTACTGGGAGATCAGCGGGTGCTGGGTCCAGTAAACAGATTCGGTCTGTTGCTGCTCATTCCAATGACGAGCCGCAATGGATTCCACGTTGTCCGCAGGCCCGAGGACTTCGCGCTTCCAGCGGCGGATGATCTCCGGGACGTACTTGCCGACCCCGCTGGCGCGTATCGCAGAGTTCAGGCCGCTGACAATCTGCTCACGCATTCCGAGTTGGCCTCACAGCCCCGCATTTTACCCTCGCGCGGTCGATCGAGTCGGGATCGACCGGGTCGCACCTTCGTTATTCGGTTCAGTCGCGCGAATGTAACCCTCGAAGTGCTTCACGGGGAACCGAGCCGTGGCGCGGGGAGAGAGGGCCAGACCTTCGGGAGAGAGGGCCAGACCTTCGTTATTCGGTTCAGTCACGCGAATGTGACCGTCGAAGTGCTTCACAGAAACCGATCCGGTCCTAGAATCGTCGCTTGTTGCTCCTGAGAGCCCCGAGAAGGGCGTGGAGAGAGGGCCAGACCTTCGTTATTCGGGGAGAGAGGGCCAGACCTTCGTTATTCGGTTCAGTCACGCGAATGTGACCGTCGAAGTGCTTCACAGAAACCGATTCGGTCCAGAATCGTCGCTTGTTGCTCGTGAGAGCCCCCAAAAGTGGTGTACGAGGGCCGGGCGACTCAGTGCAGCGTCGAGGATGCCCAGGTCAGGCACAGCTCGACAGTGGCGAGACGATTCAGAACGGCTGTCGGATGAGAACCTCGGGCGGCGGAAGGGGTGGGGCATGCGCGCGGAGGGTCGTGATGCATGAATCGATCAGATGGGCGAGGCCAGGGATCCGGTTTCTGTCCGTTTCCACCCGGCGGACGAGCGTCGAAACGTGCCCATAGCTCCGCAGCCCGAGAAGCGCCGCGATTTCGCGGAGCCGGCTGAGCGACTCGATCCTGGCCAGATGCGCGATGACCGCCCTTCCGGGATGCCCGCGCGTCGTGCGGATCTCGTCGAGGTCCGCATCCATCATCGCGGCCGCGGTCTCGGCCGTTTCCACGAGCTTGGGCCGGTCGACGTTGCGCTGCGGTGAGGGATGCTCGGTCGAGCGTGGCTCGGCGTCGATGAGCGTCTGCACTTTCGCGATGAACTCGGCTGATCCGAGGTAGATCTGGCCTTTGAGATGACTCCAGATCGATTCGTCGGACCCGACCTTGCGCTGCACGAACTCTCGATACGCATTCCGGGCCTCAGGCAGATCCCGATGGAAGTGGCGAACGATCGAGTCGGAGAGCCACCACGGCGCCCGCTCGAGCCCCGCACTCGCACGGTAACTCGACCACCGGTAGTCCTCGGGGCGCTCGACCATCCCGGCCCGCACGGGATTGAGAACGACGTAGCGCGCCGCCTCGAGCATCCAGGTTGCCTCGTCGACCAGATGCGCCTTGAACCGTCCCTGAAAGAGATGTCCGCATCGGTCGTACTTTCGGTTGGAATCCTGCGCGTAGCGCTGGTTGAGCCGCTGCATTCCGCGTGACAGCGTCGGCTCGGGTGTGGAGAGGAGGATGTGGTAGTGGTTGCCCATCAGGACCCAGGCGTGGATGCGCCAGTTGAAGAGCGCGACGACTCCGGCGAGGATGCCGAGAAACGACTCGCGGTCGTCATCATCGTGGAAGATCATCTCGCGGTTGTTCCCGCGCGATGTGACGTGCCACAGAGCGCCACGATGTTCGAGTCTGAGCGGTCGAGCCATGGAGAAACCATCCCTCGGTGAAAGGAAAAAAGTCCAACCGTTGACGGGAGTGGTTGCTTTTCTCCCTCGGAATGGAAACTTTCGTGACGTCTCTCTACGAGGGTTAGAATGCGTTTGAGCCCGAAATGCATCTCGAACCGACAATCGAAGGTGTGGCCCCCAATTCGCCGCAATTCGCCGAAGGTGTGGCCCCCAATTCGCCCCAATTCTCAATTGAAGGTGTGGCCCCAATTCTGACTCGGCGTGATGAGGTACGCTCGAGACGATGCCCTCAGAGAGAAAACTCGTGCGGAAGATCCTTGCCGGAGCATCTGATTCGAATATCCGGTTTGATGAACTGCGTTCTCTCCTGAAGCGGCTCGGTTTCAGCGAGCGAATTCGAGGCGGCATCACATTTTGCGAGAGATGGCGTTGCGGAGATCCTGAACCTGCAGCCGCGACGCGGAAGAGCGAAGGACTATCAGGTCAAACAGACGCGCGCCGTTCTGCTGAAGTACGGACTCGGTCGGAGAGGAACACGATGAGTGAGACTCCGAAGTACGAGATGATCATCTACTGGAGCGAGACCGACGATGCTTTCATCGTCGAGGTTCCCGAGCTGTCGGGTTGTATGGCGGATGGGGCGACGTACGAGGAGGCCGTCAGCAATGCGCAAATCGTGATCGCAGAGTGGCTCGAGACGGCTCGTGAGCTCGGACGAGACATTCCAGCTCCTCGGGGTCGTCTGATGTATGCCTAGCGAAGCGTTCCGCAGTGAGAGTCATACCCGCCCGCGGTTAAGCGAAAACTCGCATCCGGGCCTCGAAACCGGGTGAATCTGAACAACGTCAGGCGAGCCAGAAAGTTAGGCCGAAATCGCGTCGGACCAACGCGAACAACATCTTCAGGTGGTATCGGGCGTCGGAGGGGCGGTACACGCAAGCGGATCCATTCAGGTTGGAGGTAGGGAAACAGCCACACCGGGTCCGGGCAATCTGGTGGGAAATGGTCTCTGTGACGCTCCACCGCCAGACCCGCTTCCTCCAGGATTCGTGGAAACGCAAGTCCCAGATTGCGGTCGGTGAAGAACGTGAAGTTCACGCAGAGCGCTCGAAGATGATCGCCTCTTCGACGGCTTCGGAGCTGATCTCGTAGTCAGCCGCAACCTCATCAATACTTTCACCCGCATCGATCCGATCGAGCAGTGTGCGGGTGGAAATGAAGGCGCGGCTGATTACCGGCCTACCAAAAGAGATCTCAGGATCGATCAGAATCGGCTTTGCGTCGATCTGCTCCGCAACCATGAATGGATAGAGACGAACGGGGAGACGCAACTCGCCCCACTCGACCCGCTGCAGATGAGTGTCAAACATCCGGCGCATCGCGAGCTGTCCCGACGCGGACAGGTTGATGAGCCCTCCGTATCGATCGAGGAAAATCTCACCCCCAGCGGTGCAGAGCTCCTGGCGAAGCAGGAGATTCTCGATGGAAAGCTCCTTCTCTGCCCACGACAGCGCCTGGCGAACAGCCACTAATGGGACGCCATGTTCCGTGCGGAGCGATCGCAAAA from the Acidobacteriota bacterium genome contains:
- a CDS encoding transposase, which gives rise to MARPLRLEHRGALWHVTSRGNNREMIFHDDDDRESFLGILAGVVALFNWRIHAWVLMGNHYHILLSTPEPTLSRGMQRLNQRYAQDSNRKYDRCGHLFQGRFKAHLVDEATWMLEAARYVVLNPVRAGMVERPEDYRWSSYRASAGLERAPWWLSDSIVRHFHRDLPEARNAYREFVQRKVGSDESIWSHLKGQIYLGSAEFIAKVQTLIDAEPRSTEHPSPQRNVDRPKLVETAETAAAMMDADLDEIRTTRGHPGRAVIAHLARIESLSRLREIAALLGLRSYGHVSTLVRRVETDRNRIPGLAHLIDSCITTLRAHAPPLPPPEVLIRQPF
- a CDS encoding class I SAM-dependent methyltransferase, yielding MREQIVSGLNSAIRASGVGKYVPEIIRRWKREVLGPADNVESIAARHWNEQQQTESVYWTQHPLISQYVNCLVTGVSWLHPTQGLKAGWAYHPLKLGLSVGCGTGELERDVVYKQRICERMEAFDISPASLKKARKLARKEGARAIRYRRADFNSIVLPPDRYDIVFFHGSLHHVSDPDRLLAEVEKSLKPHGLVYVDEFVGPSRDEWTDEDMKPVREEFDRLDDRLKLRPAKPPVVFEDPSEMIRSSRIIPALRERFEIVHYKPYWGNLLHPLFCCLNGAELLKPESEPLIRRLIEKEKALVASGEITKPLYAVLLCRKRGSA
- a CDS encoding DUF433 domain-containing protein encodes the protein MAVRQALSWAEKELSIENLLLRQELCTAGGEIFLDRYGGLINLSASGQLAMRRMFDTHLQRVEWGELRLPVRLYPFMVAEQIDAKPILIDPEISFGRPVISRAFISTRTLLDRIDAGESIDEVAADYEISSEAVEEAIIFERSA
- a CDS encoding type II toxin-antitoxin system HicB family antitoxin codes for the protein MSETPKYEMIIYWSETDDAFIVEVPELSGCMADGATYEEAVSNAQIVIAEWLETARELGRDIPAPRGRLMYA
- a CDS encoding S8 family peptidase encodes the protein MKALVIGILTLLTATAVVAAPVAAGKIIPDRYIVVLKDDVVDTRATAQSLASTHGARISHVYEHAIKGFSATLAPAAVTALSQNPNVAWIENDMEVSLVATQTNATWGLDRIDQRSLPLNGSYTYNSTGLGVKAYIIDTGVRSTHTEFGGRVIRGYAAGLNLVTDDCNGHGTHVAGTVGGATYGVAKSVTIVPVRVLGCTGIGLNSDVIAGVDWVTGDHPAGAPAVANMSLGGGISSALDSAVTNSINDGVFYGVAAGNDDEDACNYSPARTPAAMTVGATEKTDFRASYSNTGSCLDIFAPGSGITSAWFLTDTQTNTISGTSMATPHVVGAAALYLQNNPTASPATVSEAITNAATAGAVIDAGSGSPNLLLYSLFN